In Amycolatopsis endophytica, the following are encoded in one genomic region:
- the pdhA gene encoding pyruvate dehydrogenase (acetyl-transferring) E1 component subunit alpha, giving the protein MPSPEQWTHPEPGEGPAAQAAQPSREQVIAGLRNTDAGGAEVTQLLTPEGERIASPQFDRYIPDIDPEALRGLYRDMVLVRRADREANAMQRQGQLGIWVPLLGQEAAQVGSGRALRPQDMAFPSYREHGVAYTRGVDFKELLGIFRCTDHGGWDFKAHGFHPYTIVIGNQVLNAAGYAMGQKFEGKVGDDEGEATIVYFGDGATSQGDVHEGFVWASVYDAPLVFFCQNNQWAISEPTERQSRLPLYQRARGYGFPGIRVDGNDVLACLAVTRWALEECRHGNGPVLIEAFTYRMDAHTTTDDPTRYRLSDELEVWKHKDPIERVRVHLARGGHADQAWFDQVQAEADAFAADLREFCFNMPEPPPDRVFANVYADPSPVLDSQRDEYLSYLAGFVEAGER; this is encoded by the coding sequence ATGCCGTCCCCCGAACAGTGGACGCACCCGGAGCCCGGCGAAGGACCGGCCGCACAGGCCGCCCAACCATCGCGGGAGCAGGTGATCGCCGGTTTGCGAAACACGGACGCGGGTGGCGCTGAGGTGACTCAGCTGCTCACCCCCGAAGGCGAACGAATCGCCTCGCCCCAGTTCGACCGCTACATCCCCGACATCGACCCGGAAGCGCTGCGCGGGCTCTACCGCGACATGGTGCTGGTGCGCCGGGCCGACCGGGAAGCCAACGCGATGCAGCGCCAGGGCCAGCTGGGCATCTGGGTCCCGCTGCTGGGCCAGGAGGCCGCGCAGGTCGGCTCCGGCCGGGCGCTGCGGCCGCAGGACATGGCCTTTCCGAGCTACCGGGAACACGGCGTGGCCTACACCCGCGGCGTCGACTTCAAGGAGCTGCTGGGCATCTTCCGGTGCACCGACCACGGTGGCTGGGACTTCAAGGCCCACGGTTTCCACCCGTACACCATCGTCATCGGCAACCAGGTCCTCAACGCCGCCGGTTACGCGATGGGGCAGAAGTTCGAGGGCAAGGTGGGTGACGACGAGGGCGAAGCCACGATCGTCTACTTCGGTGACGGCGCCACCTCGCAAGGCGACGTGCACGAGGGCTTCGTCTGGGCCTCGGTCTACGACGCGCCGCTGGTGTTCTTCTGCCAGAACAACCAGTGGGCCATCTCCGAGCCGACCGAGCGCCAGTCCCGCCTGCCGCTGTACCAGCGCGCCCGCGGCTACGGCTTCCCCGGCATCCGCGTCGACGGCAACGACGTGCTCGCCTGCCTCGCGGTCACCCGCTGGGCGCTGGAGGAATGCCGCCACGGCAACGGGCCGGTGCTGATCGAGGCGTTCACCTACCGGATGGACGCGCACACCACCACCGACGACCCGACCCGCTACCGGCTCTCCGACGAGCTGGAGGTGTGGAAGCACAAGGACCCGATCGAGCGCGTGCGGGTGCATCTGGCCCGCGGCGGTCACGCCGACCAGGCGTGGTTCGACCAGGTCCAGGCCGAGGCCGACGCGTTCGCCGCGGATCTGCGGGAGTTCTGCTTCAACATGCCGGAGCCGCCGCCGGACCGCGTGTTCGCGAACGTCTACGCCGACCCGTCGCCGGTGCTCGACTCGCAGCGCGACGAGTACCTGTCCTACCTGGCCGGTTTCGTGGAAGCGGGTGAGCGCTGA
- a CDS encoding ABC transporter substrate-binding protein has protein sequence MKRTRIAAALAAATLVLAACGGAGDDEGGGGGQAGNPGTTTGFDGTTIKLGVLSPLSGPVAVIGQPLTSGNQVWFDALNARGGVAGKYKVELVQEDTQYRPEVAVQQYNKVKGDVVAFTQLLGTPSTLAVLPQLRADKMLAAPASLDALWVREENLLPVGAPYQVQAINAMDHYLTEGGGTKDAKICTMVQDDVYGEAGQAGIEFAAKSYGFTVANTQRFKSGTENYAGQIGALAGAGCQLVFLTATPTDAAKIWGTAAQARFAPRWYGQSPSYTSAFAKSAIAPYLQAYVTIVAEGTEWGDDSVPGMTEMVDRKNRFAPQQEPDYYFAFGYNQARAMTAVLEKAVELGDLSRDGILKASREIGTVSFDGLMGDYEYGSADTRNPPRSSTLFKVDPAKPFGLATLKYNFSSQAAQQYQFTKANL, from the coding sequence ATGAAAAGAACGCGGATCGCGGCGGCGCTGGCCGCGGCGACGCTCGTGCTGGCCGCGTGCGGTGGCGCGGGCGACGACGAAGGCGGTGGCGGCGGCCAGGCGGGCAACCCGGGCACCACCACCGGATTCGACGGCACCACCATCAAGCTCGGCGTGCTGTCCCCGCTGTCCGGGCCGGTCGCGGTGATCGGGCAGCCGCTGACCTCGGGCAACCAGGTCTGGTTCGACGCACTCAACGCACGCGGCGGCGTCGCGGGCAAGTACAAGGTCGAACTGGTCCAGGAGGACACCCAGTACCGGCCGGAAGTCGCCGTGCAGCAGTACAACAAGGTGAAGGGCGACGTCGTCGCGTTCACCCAGCTGCTGGGCACGCCCTCGACGCTGGCCGTGCTGCCGCAGCTGCGCGCCGACAAGATGCTCGCCGCGCCCGCGTCGCTGGACGCGCTGTGGGTGCGCGAGGAGAACCTGCTGCCGGTCGGCGCGCCCTACCAGGTGCAGGCGATCAACGCCATGGACCACTACCTCACCGAGGGCGGCGGCACCAAGGACGCGAAGATCTGCACGATGGTCCAGGACGACGTGTACGGCGAGGCGGGCCAGGCCGGTATCGAGTTCGCCGCGAAGAGCTACGGCTTCACCGTCGCGAACACGCAGCGTTTCAAGTCGGGCACGGAGAACTACGCCGGGCAGATCGGCGCGCTCGCCGGGGCGGGCTGCCAGCTGGTGTTCCTGACCGCGACCCCGACGGACGCGGCGAAGATCTGGGGCACCGCCGCGCAGGCCCGGTTCGCGCCCCGGTGGTACGGGCAGTCGCCGAGCTACACGTCGGCGTTCGCGAAGTCCGCGATCGCGCCGTACCTGCAGGCCTACGTCACGATCGTCGCCGAGGGCACCGAATGGGGCGACGACTCCGTGCCGGGCATGACCGAGATGGTCGACCGCAAGAACCGGTTCGCGCCGCAGCAGGAGCCGGACTACTACTTCGCGTTCGGGTACAACCAGGCCCGCGCGATGACCGCGGTGCTGGAGAAGGCCGTCGAGCTGGGCGACCTGTCCCGCGACGGGATCCTCAAGGCCTCGCGCGAGATCGGCACCGTGAGCTTCGACGGCCTGATGGGCGACTACGAGTACGGCTCGGCCGACACCCGCAACCCGCCGCGGTCGAGCACGCTGTTCAAGGTCGACCCGGCGAAGCCGTTCGGGCTCGCCACCCTCAAGTACAACTTCAGTTCACAGGCGGCACAGCAATACCAGTTCACCAAGGCCAACCTGTAG
- a CDS encoding branched-chain amino acid ABC transporter permease, with product MPKPHRNLVRDYAQDLRLFGSPMSKLGLVLMIAAFLVLPTVVQDDFWLSVLIYAGITAVGAIGLNLLTGYCGQISLGHAFFIGAGAYVTAKAGGDFGLPFPLWLLAAAAGGAVLGGLIGPFTLRLRGHYLAIVTLGLVFLGEHLWRNLDDFTGGNSGTSVDADVAIGPVNFADLSIFGESYSRNQGWFWLVWTLVGLVALLVKNLARTRPGRALQAVRDRDQAAEVIGVRAGRYKIGAFMTSSAIASTAGALFGSYQQFVSPDEWNLLLSIQYIAVIIVGGLGTVFGSVLGALFVGALPALIDRYSDVIPGVRTSVGDSGFISVFALNQAIFGLLIVLFLVLEPRGLAGIWLRIKTYFKTWPFSY from the coding sequence ATGCCCAAGCCGCACCGCAACCTCGTCCGCGACTACGCCCAGGACCTGCGACTGTTCGGCTCGCCGATGTCGAAGCTCGGTCTGGTGCTGATGATCGCGGCGTTCCTGGTGCTGCCGACGGTGGTGCAGGACGATTTCTGGCTGTCCGTGCTGATCTACGCCGGCATCACGGCGGTCGGCGCGATCGGTCTCAACCTGCTCACCGGGTACTGCGGTCAGATCTCGCTGGGGCACGCGTTCTTCATCGGCGCCGGTGCCTACGTCACGGCCAAGGCCGGTGGCGACTTCGGGCTGCCGTTCCCGTTGTGGCTGCTCGCGGCCGCCGCGGGCGGCGCCGTGCTGGGCGGGCTGATCGGCCCGTTCACGCTGCGGCTGCGCGGGCACTACCTGGCGATCGTCACACTCGGGCTGGTGTTCCTCGGCGAGCACCTGTGGCGCAACCTCGACGACTTCACCGGCGGCAACTCCGGCACCTCGGTCGACGCCGACGTCGCGATCGGGCCGGTGAACTTCGCCGACCTGTCGATCTTCGGCGAGAGCTACTCCCGCAATCAGGGCTGGTTCTGGCTGGTGTGGACGCTGGTCGGGCTGGTCGCGCTGCTGGTGAAGAACCTGGCGCGCACCCGTCCCGGCCGTGCGCTGCAGGCGGTGCGCGACCGCGACCAGGCCGCCGAGGTGATCGGCGTGCGGGCGGGCCGGTACAAGATCGGCGCGTTCATGACCTCCAGCGCGATCGCGTCCACGGCGGGCGCGCTGTTCGGGTCCTACCAGCAGTTCGTCAGCCCCGACGAGTGGAACCTGCTGCTGTCCATCCAGTACATCGCGGTGATCATCGTGGGCGGTCTGGGCACGGTCTTCGGATCGGTGCTCGGGGCGCTGTTCGTCGGCGCGCTGCCCGCGTTGATCGACCGCTACAGCGACGTCATACCCGGCGTCCGGACCAGCGTGGGCGATTCCGGGTTCATCAGTGTCTTCGCCCTCAACCAGGCCATCTTCGGGTTGCTGATCGTGTTGTTCCTGGTGCTCGAACCACGCGGGCTCGCGGGCATCTGGCTCCGCATCAAAACCTATTTCAAGACCTGGCCCTTCTCCTACTAA